One Enterobacter asburiae genomic window, CGATGCGTAGGGTATTCATATCCATTCCATTCAAAGAGTACTGATTAAAGGGAATGATACACGCAGAGAGGAAATTCAGACAGAGGCGGGGGTAAGACGCGTGACCGGGAGCCCGGTCACGCAGAATGATTACAGCAGGTCGCCGATCATTTTTTCCAGTTTGCCCTGGTCAACAGCAAACTTACGGATACCGTCCGCCAGTTTGTCTACAGCCATTGGATCCTGGTTGTGCTGCCACAGGAACTCGGATTCAGTGATGCGCTCTGGGCGTGCTTTCACTTCACCGGTGTAGGACAGTTTACGCTCCAGGGTACCTTCGCTTTCAGCCAGCTCTTTCAGCAGTGCAGGCGCGATGGTCAGACGGTCACAGCCAGCCAGCTCGATGATTTCACCGACGTTACGGAAGCTTGCGCCCATAACCACGGTCTCATAGCCGTGCTGTTTGTAGTATTCGTAGATTTCAGTAACAGAAACTACGCCTGGATCTTCAGCCGGTGCGTACTCTTTCTTGTCGGTGTTGGCTTTGTACCAGTCCAGAATACGGCCCACGAACGGAGAAATCAGGTATACGCCTGCTTCTGCACATGCACGCGCCTGCGCGAAGGAGAACAGCAGGGTCAGGTTACAGTTGATACCGTCTTTTTCCAGCTGCTCTGCCGCGCGGATACCCTGCCAGGTGGAAGCCAGTTTGATCAGGATACGGTCGTTGCTGATGCCAGCGTCGTTGTACATTTTGATCAGACGTTTCGCTTTGGCGATAGACGCTTCGGTGTCGTAGGAGAGACGCGCATCCACTTCGGTAGA contains:
- the tal gene encoding transaldolase, whose product is MTDKLTSLRQFTTVVADTGDIAAMKLYQPQDATTNPSLILNAAQIPEYRKLIDDAVTWAKAQSNDRAQQVVDATDKLAVNIGLEILKLVPGRISTEVDARLSYDTEASIAKAKRLIKMYNDAGISNDRILIKLASTWQGIRAAEQLEKDGINCNLTLLFSFAQARACAEAGVYLISPFVGRILDWYKANTDKKEYAPAEDPGVVSVTEIYEYYKQHGYETVVMGASFRNVGEIIELAGCDRLTIAPALLKELAESEGTLERKLSYTGEVKARPERITESEFLWQHNQDPMAVDKLADGIRKFAVDQGKLEKMIGDLL